Genomic segment of Octadecabacter arcticus 238:
TGGGGTATGCGATTGATGCGCACCAAAGGACGTCGCCGCGCCGTGGCACTGTCAGAGCAAAATCGGTTGAGGCGGGCAGGGTGAGAAATTAGCATTACGGGATGACAAAACGCAGCCCTTTTCGCTACTTCAAGACGAGCCCCGAGATTATCCGTCTGGCCGTCATGATGTATGTTTGGTTTCTGCTTTCGCTTCGCAATGTTGAGGATCTTTTGCACGAACGTGGCATCGACATTAGCTATGACACGGTTCGATTTTGGTGGAACAGATTTGGCCCACTGTTTGCCGCTGAAATCCGCAAGAAAAGGGTCAGCCAGATGCGCGCATATTCAAATTGGCAGTGGCACTTGGACGAGGTGTTTGTGAAGATTAACGACGAGACGCACTATCTTTGGTGGGCTGTGGATCAAGAAGGGGAAGTCTTGGAAAGCTTTGTCACAAAGCGCTGTGATCGCAAGGCAGCCTTTAAGTTCCTGAGGAAAACCATGAAACGCCATGGTCGCGCACATATCTTCGTCACCGACAAGCTACGTTCCTGCGGTGCGGGGATGAAGGTGATCGGCAATGTGGACAAACAGGAAACCGGCCGCTTGCTCAACAATTGAGCCGAGAATTCACACCAGCCCTTTAGACGAAGAGAGCGGGCCATGCTTCGATTTAGGCGGATGCGAACTTTACAGAAATTCGTCGCCGTCCATGCTTCTGTTCACAACCATTTCAACCAAGAGCGCCATCTCTACAACCGATCAAGTTCCAAACTCAACCGCGCCGCCGCTATTACCGAGTGGCGCGGTCTTGGTGTAGCCTAACGGATTGAGGTTGCTGAAAAACAGAGACTGGTTAGCTTTTGTCTGACAGCACCTATAAGCGCGCATATGTAAAATCGTTGGGTTGGAAGTCCCGGTCGCTTTCGAGCGAGAGGTAGTCTAACCGAGCACTAGTGGTGGCATGAAAGCGCAACAGGTCCATTGCACTTTGCCGGACCAGTGGATTATGTTATATTGCTTGTGCGAAGGGTCAGATTTATGTTAAAAAACTTTATAAGTGTGATAATCGGCCGTTGGTCGCGAGAGTCTAGAGTTGCACCTCGACAAAACACCCTATCGCGGGGCGTCAAGCAATCATGACCAAAAACATCGATTCCAACAAACCACAGACTAGACCCCGACGCCCAGGGCGTCCGGCGGGCGACAAAGACCTGCGCGTCGATATTCTCGATAGTGCCGAACAGGTTTTTTCCGAACACGGGTATAATGGCAGCCGCATGCGTGACATTGCGAGCAGGTGTAATGTCAATCAAGCTTTGATCAACTATTACTTTCAATCCAAACAGCACTTGTTCGATCAAGTGTTTTTGCGTCGGGGGAAACACATCGGGAGGCGTCGCGAGGAACTCCTTGACGCCTTGATCGCGGACCCGACCGCCCCTTCAGTCGAGGCACTTGTGCGTGCATATCTCACACCGCAATGGGATATGAAATACAGCGGTGAAGCCGGTGCTGCCTTCGTCAAATTGCAAGCCAGACTTCATGCTGAGCCTGAAGACCACGCGTTGCGGCTGCGCCGGGAAGTCTATGACAGGTCTGCCAAACGATATATTGTTGCACTTTGTGAGGCGTTGCCTCATGTTTCCCAACGCACGGTCGGATTGCGGATGGCATTTTTGATCGGCGCCTATCTGTTCATGCTGAACGACGTGGACCGTCTGAACGACCTGACTGACAATCAACTTGGCAAGGTCAACAAGCTCGAAATGCTGAACAATCTAGTGATATTTCTAAGCTCGGGAATGACCGCGCCAGACCACACACCAATCCCATGAACTCTTATGATATTGCGCGGCGATACTAAATGTCGGCTTGTTATTAATCCAAGTTTGAATTATGTATAAACTTAGTTCCAAATGGAGAATCGTTATGAAAAGCTTTCGCGTTGGTCAGATCGTCCCTAGTTCCAATGTGACGATGGAGACCGAAATTCCCGCACTTTTAAGCGCCCGTGGACAAGTTCACCCCGAAACGTTTACGTTTCATTCCAGCCGGATGCGAATGAAAAAGGTGACCGCCGAAGAACTCAAGGCGATGGACGGCGACAGCGACCGCTGCGCGATGGAGCTGAGCGATGCACGCGTCGACGTGTTGGGCTATGCTTGTTTGGTTGCGATCATGTCGATGGGCCACGGATACCACCGTGAATCTGCGAAACGTTTAGGTCAGGTGACCAAAGACAATGATGCCGAGGCGCCGGTTATTACGTCTGCGGGCGCACTTGTGGACGGCTTGCATGCAATGGGGGCCAAGAAGGTGGTGGTTGTTGCTCCTTACATGAAGCCATTGGCCGAAATGGTCGTTGAGTACATCCGCGCCGAAGGCATAGAGGTTACAACGTGGAGGGCGCTCGAAATCAGTGACAACCTTGCTGTTGCTGCGCATGACCCTATGAACCTGCCCGGAATTGTCGCTGAAATGGATACGTCGGATGTCGATGCTGTCGTGTTGTCGGCGTGTGTGCAGATGCCGTCGCTGCGTGCGGTTCCGATGGCCGAGGCGGTCACTGGTAAACCCGTCGTGACGGCGGCGATCGCGACCACATGGGCGATGCTGAAAGCGCTGGATCTTGATACTTTGGTGCCCGGTGGCGGCGCACTTCTGTCAGGCAAATATTGAAGGATCGACAGATGGCACGCGGTTACAATCTTCATGCAAACGGCATCCGCCAGCACCTGCTGCACTACGCAGGTGACGGTCCGCAGATGCTGCTTATTCCCGGCATTACATCGCCTGCGATCACATGGGGGTTTATCGCTGAACGGCTGGCAGAAAAATTCGACGTTCACGTGCTTGACGTGCGGGGCCGCGGCCTAAGCGAGGCTGGCGACCTTGACTATTCGCTCGATGCGATGGCCAAAGACGCGCTTGCGGTCATTGATGGCGCAGGTCTGGATAAGCCGATCATCCTCGGTCACTCGATGGGGGCACGCAACGCCATCCGAGCCGCACGCATGAACGGCGATGCAATGTCGGGTCTTATTCTGGTGGACCCACCAGTCAGCGGGCCGGGGCGTCGCGAATATCCATCCCAATGGGCGTGGTACGAGGAGTCGATCATTGCAGCGACCAAAGGGTGCTCGGGTGACGATATGCGGGCGTTCTGCCCGACATGGACCGACGATCAGGTCGCGCTGCGGGCGGAATGGCTGCACACCTGCCAGCTTGGCGCTATCCGCACGACCTATGACGGGTTTCACACAGACGATATTCATGCCGACCTGCCGCACATCAAACTGCCGATGCGCCTGCTAAAGGCGGGTGATGCGCCCGTGATCGGCGAAGACGACATCACCGAGATCAAAACACTGGCGCCGGATATCGATGTAAAAATCGTGCAGGGTGCGGGGCATATGATCCCTTGGGACAACCTTGACGGGTTTTTGGACGCCGTCATGGATTTCAACGCAAGCGCGTAAAAGAAAGGAACGTACGACATGGACCAAGAGAGTTTCACACAGATTTGTTTGCATCAATTGAAGATGTCCGGCGTACACGAAGGTGAAAAGCTAATCGTGCTGACCCAGGGCAACGAACGTCTGGATTACGCGGACGCGTTCATGGCGGCGGGTGCGCGACTGGGGGCATCAATGTACCACATGCGTCTGCCCGCGCCGTCTGCGATGGGCGGCTGGAATGTCGGCGTGACCGGGCTTGCGGCGATGCCGGACGCGGTCGACGCGCTCAAGGCGTGCAATATGCTGATCGACTGCGTGTTCCTGTTGTTTTCACCGGAACAATTCGCCATTCAGGATGCCGGAACCCGTATCCTGACGGCCGTAGAACCCCCGGAGCTGCTGGCGCGCATGCTGCCGTCCAAGGAGCTGCGCGAAAAGGTCGAAATCGGCGCGGAGTATCTGGCGAAAGCCAAGGTCATGCGTATCACGTCTCCCCATGGAACTGACGTGACCTATAAACTGAACACCTATCCGACGGTCGCGGAATACGCCTGCACGGACGAACCGGGCCGCTGGGACCATTGGCCGTCCGGTTTTGTGTTTACGGGCGGGGACGACGAAGGCGTCGACGGGCAGATTGTCGTCGCGCCGGGTGATGTGCTGTTGCCGCAAAACATGTATGTTCGCGATCCGATTACCTATACGATCGAAAAGGGTTTTATCAGCGATATGCGAGGTGGGCTCGATTGTGCGTTGGTCAAATCCTATATGGACGGGTTCAACGACGAACGTGGCAAAGGCATGAGCCACGTGGGCTGGGGCATGAACCCAGATGCCAAATGGCATCGCATGACGCCGGGCGAATTTCCTGGTGGCATGGGTATGGAACCCCGCAGTTTTTATGGCAACGTGATGTTTTCGACCGGTCCGAATAACGAGCTGGGCGGTGCCAACGACACGGCCTGTCATCTTGATATTCCGATGCGCAATTGTTCGTTGTTCCTTGATGACGAACCGATCGTCATCGACGGCGATCTGGTCGTGAAGGAAATGCAGATGGAACGACGCTAGGCCATAACAACAAGGGATCCGTCGGCATGAGTCAGGAAAAAGTCTATGAAAACGCAGGCTTTGGGGTGCGCGTTCTACGCGGCCCCAAGCCTGCATTGATCGTGATCGATTTCAGTTACGGGTTTACCGACACCCGCTATCCCACCGCGTCTGATGCGGGAAAACAGATCGACGTCACTAATCGCCTGATTGCCGCGGCGCGCGCGCAGTTAGTTCCCGTGATCTTTACTGTGATCGCCTTCAACGACGCCGAAATCGGCACCCTTGTCTGGCTGCGCAAAGCGACTGGCATGAAAGCGCTGGTCGAGGGATCGCGCCTTGTGGAAATCGACGACAGACTGGATCGTCTGCCCGGTGACGCTGTCATTTTCAAAAAAGGCGCGTCTGCGTTTTTTGGCACCAATCTTGCTGCGCATTTGTCGGGCGGCGGAATTGATACCGCGATCCTGACCGGTGCGACGACATCGGGGTGTGTCCGGGCGTCGGCGGTGGATGCGGTTCAAAGCGGGTTCAACGTTCTTGTTGTCGCGGACGCCTGCGCCGACCGCGCGGCACCGCCCCACGACGCGGCCTTGTATGACATCGACCAGAAATATGGCGACGTCATCACCACGGCGGACACTTTGTCCTATCTTGACGATTTGTAACCCAAAGCGCGGCTGATTTCCGGCAATCATTTGCAACGCAAAGCGGTTGATCAAAACACGTGGCAGTTGCCTCACACCAAAAAGGGAAGTATACTTCCTAAATTATAGGACGGGAGATTCCAATGACACCCAAGATCACATTCGAAGAGCATTTCATGGCTCCGGGGTTCGAAAAGCATTCTGAAGCTTTTCTGAAACTGATCCCGCGTGATCAGGCTGAAATCCTGACACGACGACTTGGTGATTTTGACGGAGAACGCAT
This window contains:
- a CDS encoding TetR/AcrR family transcriptional regulator; the encoded protein is MTKNIDSNKPQTRPRRPGRPAGDKDLRVDILDSAEQVFSEHGYNGSRMRDIASRCNVNQALINYYFQSKQHLFDQVFLRRGKHIGRRREELLDALIADPTAPSVEALVRAYLTPQWDMKYSGEAGAAFVKLQARLHAEPEDHALRLRREVYDRSAKRYIVALCEALPHVSQRTVGLRMAFLIGAYLFMLNDVDRLNDLTDNQLGKVNKLEMLNNLVIFLSSGMTAPDHTPIP
- a CDS encoding Asp/Glu racemase, producing METEIPALLSARGQVHPETFTFHSSRMRMKKVTAEELKAMDGDSDRCAMELSDARVDVLGYACLVAIMSMGHGYHRESAKRLGQVTKDNDAEAPVITSAGALVDGLHAMGAKKVVVVAPYMKPLAEMVVEYIRAEGIEVTTWRALEISDNLAVAAHDPMNLPGIVAEMDTSDVDAVVLSACVQMPSLRAVPMAEAVTGKPVVTAAIATTWAMLKALDLDTLVPGGGALLSGKY
- a CDS encoding alpha/beta fold hydrolase, which encodes MARGYNLHANGIRQHLLHYAGDGPQMLLIPGITSPAITWGFIAERLAEKFDVHVLDVRGRGLSEAGDLDYSLDAMAKDALAVIDGAGLDKPIILGHSMGARNAIRAARMNGDAMSGLILVDPPVSGPGRREYPSQWAWYEESIIAATKGCSGDDMRAFCPTWTDDQVALRAEWLHTCQLGAIRTTYDGFHTDDIHADLPHIKLPMRLLKAGDAPVIGEDDITEIKTLAPDIDVKIVQGAGHMIPWDNLDGFLDAVMDFNASA
- a CDS encoding isochorismatase family protein translates to MSQEKVYENAGFGVRVLRGPKPALIVIDFSYGFTDTRYPTASDAGKQIDVTNRLIAAARAQLVPVIFTVIAFNDAEIGTLVWLRKATGMKALVEGSRLVEIDDRLDRLPGDAVIFKKGASAFFGTNLAAHLSGGGIDTAILTGATTSGCVRASAVDAVQSGFNVLVVADACADRAAPPHDAALYDIDQKYGDVITTADTLSYLDDL